CTACGGAATACTCAACCGTGTACTCCCAAGTGTCGGGGTCGTACCAAATCGTGGCTACGTGCGTTTTTGCGTCGTGCTCATCGAGATCAACGCGCTCGCGAATCTCATTGAACGCAGGCGTTTGAAGATCCGATCCGGAGCCGGAGTCACCAGGTCCGCGAATCTCTGGCGGTTCTGGGTCGGTGTCGACGCCGAGATCGCCGGCTCGTCGCACTACAACCTTCTCGAATCCGGTTCCATCATTGCTCATGTTACTTCCTCCATATCCTCTGTATCCTACCTACTTGTGTCGTCATCCCACTGGATACTGCACGACTCGCACATCGGTTGGCCGTCGTCGGCGTCCAAGTTCTTCGATATGAATCGGGAGACTACCCTCGAGTGGAAGATTGGAAATGCGAGCAGCAAGCTCGAGATCACCGGCCATAACAGTAGCGGGGAGTAGCGTATGAGCGGAAACAGCGAGAGCGTCGCCGACTCCGGTGGGCCAGTAACGGTGCCAGACAACGCTCCCGTTCTCGGCTACACGCGGCTCTCCCAAGAGTCTGACCGTTCGATCATCGGCCAGAAAGAGGACATTCGGGAGTACTGTGCTGACCGCGACCTCGAGCTTGTCTGGATTCTTAATGATGGAACGGGCTTGAGTGGGTTTGATGGGAGTCGAGAGAAGTACGACGAGCTCCGACGTCACGTTAGCGAAGGCGCCGTCTCGGCTGTCGTCGTTCGGGACTTGTCGCGGCTCTCGCGGAATCAGAACAATTGGATCCGACTACTGCTCGCTCTTGATGAGCGCGACGTCGAACTGCATTCGGTCGAGCGGGCTTGTCGATACCTCCGACTATAATCTCGCGACCGAGACCGCCATGAGTGAGCGATCCTCGAGAGAACTACACACGGCGGGTGTGTGCATCCTAGATGTAGACTGTATGAACAGAATGGTCGCTGACCGCTATACTGTTGAGCTAAACACAACGAAAATAGCGTTAATTTCGGTTAACGCTTACTAAGGCAATCAACAGTCTCAGGCCTTCAATACTGTCGATTTAGTTGGTTAGAGTATCCGGCCAGATGCAAAGGCAGAGACCAGATCCAGACGTCTCCTTTGCTGGACCGGATACCACTAGCTATGACAGCTAATACCCAAACGAAGGGGAAGGTGCCAAAGAGGTGCGATGAATGCGGCGAGCTGATAGAGGGAAGACGAGTACACAAGGCGACAGAGGGAGGCAAGTTCGGCCTTGGTGTTTTCCATCCGAGTTGTATATCTTCAGAGAACCGGTGAATTTCTGACTCGTCACCATCTGCCCCGTTCGATGAGGAGACCACCGATAGCCAACACCAGTGACTGATGGTTTCCAGTCCCGCGACTCGAGGATGCTGATCGGCTGAGGAGTGGAGATCTCAGAGGAACGACTCCCTGGTATATCTCTACCTTGTGCCGAGAACCACTTAAAGCGAAATACCCCATGCAATCCAGCTTTGGATAGGTTCGGTTCGATATATGCAACGGCCTATGCAACGCTCCTTGTGACCGAGTTGTGACTGTGGGGTAAGCGCCTCAGAGAACCTCACTTCCCGTCATAGCTCTACCTTGTGACCAGAACCACTTAAAGAACGACTGGGTCGGATCTTTTGTAGGAAACACGTCTATGACTCATTTGGGACTCCTTACTGCCATTCGCGGAGTAGAAACAGTATTAGGGATTTTTGAGAATGGGGGTGGGGGAAACACTCGCGGTGCTGTCGCAGATCACGGTGCAATGCTGGGGGGCGTTGCACCATAGGATCTCATTCCTATCAGTGTGCCGCGAGTGTGAGAGTTACCACTATATCTAAGTATATAAAACCACTCTAAACTACCATCCAGTTGCCCCGTCAATCCTACTACTCGAGGACATTGCTAATTGGGGTTGGAACAACTACCAAACTTGAGAACGCAGAAGAACGACTTAGTCACCCCCTCAAAGCGTCCATGCAAAGGGCGGGCCAATCGCTATGTAATGGACTAGCAAACGCTTAATTGACCTGCCTTCGGTACGGTCCCATGACCCCGAAGGTGGGTCAGAGCCACCGTTGAACACTCTCGAAGGGTATGGGCAGACCCACAATACCCTTTCAACTCGATCACTCTGACAGCAACTCCGAAACCACTCTGATTCTCGAGAGAACCTTCGCTAGAAAGCTACTGGATTGGTTATCTGATAGAGATGAAATGCGGTGCGGCGTAGGGGTAGTTTTCTCCATACTCTCAAATCACACTTGACTTTTCAGAAATCAAGCGTACTCCGAACAACGTTCCAGCGACGACGTCGGCTTGACTTGAGGGCTGAGCGGGTGTTCTCGCGCTGTGCTCATGGCGGTAGCGTCGTCTCACGATTAGCATGTCGGCATAGAGACTAAGTCACCATGAATGGTGACAATCGGATAGATGTCTAAGGCGGATCTTGATTCGACAGCGAACCAATCTATCGAAGTTGGCGAGGTATACGACCATGCAAGCCACGGCAACGTCAAAGTCACTGGGATCTGGCAAGGCGTTAGCAGCGTCGATACGGCGCGTAACACCGACACAAAGCATACGATCGTCATCCGATTCTCGCCGATCGAGACAGATGACCGCAGATCAGTCCCGGATCTCGCCGATACTCTCAAC
This genomic interval from Haloterrigena sp. KLK7 contains the following:
- a CDS encoding recombinase family protein codes for the protein MSGNSESVADSGGPVTVPDNAPVLGYTRLSQESDRSIIGQKEDIREYCADRDLELVWILNDGTGLSGFDGSREKYDELRRHVSEGAVSAVVVRDLSRLSRNQNNWIRLLLALDERDVELHSVERACRYLRL